In Rhinoderma darwinii isolate aRhiDar2 chromosome 9, aRhiDar2.hap1, whole genome shotgun sequence, the following are encoded in one genomic region:
- the SNX20 gene encoding sorting nexin-20, whose product MNECSGADGEIISDSPTLPEEAGHPEKKADETEEAQTQRSGSHSDTCASYKQIMTAEGFREDGQIISDSSTLQEEAEHTSKTNETDKENPPSDNPSGESSSRHHHLMTTKELQLYWKKEKYEVKPVKLLFQIQSTRIAEDFLSKFVMYKIVVIKTGSFDGKKVFIERRYSDFERLHRNLLKDFKEEMEDVAFPKKVLMGNLTEEMISKRMMALKDYLGELYAIRCVRKSQKYIEFFIQPELEEGYSCIRGGQYGAAMGIFQQVVYLQEKLVKHCPTLLVPSLCALVVCHKDMNQSEMAYEVGMKAIEVLEKHTTHRYYMSLLDTLVSLAYKIGKDYMTLREKLQINEMKVRRTFDFEMLTLKELVVQEYVKD is encoded by the exons ATGAATGAATGCTCCGGGGCAGATGGTGAAATAATATCTGATTCACCAACCCTACCAGAAGAAGCAGGACATCCTGAGAAGAAAGCAGATGAAACAGAAGAGGCCCAAACTCAACGAAGTGGAAGCCATTCAGATACGTGTGCTTCATACAAGCAAATCATGACTGCAGAGGGCTTCCGTGAAGATGGTCAAATAATAAGCGATTCATCGACCTTACAAGAAGAAGCAGAACATACAAGTAAAACAAATGAAACAGATAAGGAAAATCCACCAAGTGACAACCCCTCAG GTGAAAGTTCCTCACGTCACCATCACCTCATGACTACAAAAGAACTTCAGCTGTACTGGAAGAAAGAGAAATATGAAGTAAAACCAGTCAAACTCCTTTTTCAGATCCAGTCTACCCGCATAGCTGAGGATTTTCTTTCCAAGTTTGTG ATGTACAAGATTGTAGTAATTAAAACAGGAAGTTTCGATGGAAAGAAAGTCTTCATTGAGAGAAGATACTCTGACTTTGAACGTCTTCACAGGAACTTATTAAAAGACTTTAAGGAAGAAATGGAAGATGTAGCATTTCCAAAGAAGGTCCTAATGGGAAACCTCACTGAAGAGATGATCAGCAAGAGGATGATGGCCCTTAAGGACTATCTTGGAGAATTATATGCTATAAGATGTGTAAGAAAGTCTCAGAAATATATTGAGTTTTTCATTCAGCCAGAGCTAGAGGAAGGATACAGCTGTATACGAGGAGGacagtatggagcagctatgggtatCTTTCAGCAAGTTGTCTATCTTCAAGAAAAATTGGTAAAACATTGTCCTACTTTGTTGGTGCCATCGCTGTGTGCATTAGTTGTATGTCATAAAGATATGAATCAATCAGAAATGGCTTATGAGGTTGGGATGAAAGCAATAGAAGTTCTGGAGAAGCACACCACGCACCGATATTATATGTCATTATTAGACACATTGGTTTCGTTGGCGTATAAAATAGGCAAGGACTACATGACTTTACGGGAAAAGTTACAGATAAATGAAATGAAGGTGAGAAGAACTTTTGACTTTGAAATGCTTACTCTAAAGGAGCTGGTAGTACAAGAGTATGTTAAGGATTAA